One stretch of Akkermansia sp. RCC_12PD DNA includes these proteins:
- a CDS encoding MFS transporter, with amino-acid sequence MTHSSHYLDRFTKTWCAVLACLMLTAVPTAHASFSVDVHSAGSIPDLPDPVGRAGMIAGTVTEKDGSQSIIAAGGANFPNAAPGAATPEERGPKAYHRDIFKLTNGQWNKVGSLPVPLGYAACASVGKGVVLAGGHNEEGIWQGTLLIKADGSVEKLPSLPRPVTEAAFVGSGDKFYVIGGRDRDEPEAALNTVYVLDTSPETASMEWKTLPPFQGPGRILATAAFSDSTLFLVGGCSLSKNAAGETERTYLSDLIDYDLGSTNPAEWGRMKKERTGPGTPVAAAAGPAPVKENTIILIGGDKRGNSPDPSRPVMQSRDILAYDIVKDEWSRLGEWPAGIATAPAVTRGNEIITISGETAPGVRTPVNASATAGYHFEMSTVDYAVLILTVIVLAIIIISAVRNGVRNVSAVTDPNTRPGLWAWVAVIVLWFVVMLNYFDRQLLSALHEPIVRDIPQTEAQFGMVTSVFLLIYALLSPVGGFLADRYSRRLMILCSLVVWSVVTWWTGHAEDYTSLLIARGAMGISEAFYIPAALALITDYHRGSTRSIATGLHMSGIYVGMAIAGFGATMASWTGWRMTFALFGLIGVAYAIVLILFLKDPGKAPADTALARKKDKPGEETVLINVDNDEQTVKLPASKLSTGAVLSSLLSGRPMWMLLCVVAFAGAGNWFLLTWYPTLLHDQYHLSSAEAGPAATLWSSIAKYIAVLGGAILADMWYRRNTRARALVPGIAFSISGPLVVLALLPGIFGWDIAVPLVLMLGLVATQGLAQGSLDATLMPVLRSHIDERYSATGYGLLNLTSAGVGALISFFGGWFKDQGIPLTTTLAAAGCLMLFCGLLLLMLPRPRH; translated from the coding sequence ATGACGCACTCCTCACATTACCTGGATCGGTTCACCAAGACATGGTGCGCGGTCCTCGCCTGCCTGATGCTGACGGCTGTCCCGACCGCCCACGCATCCTTTTCCGTGGATGTCCATTCCGCCGGCAGCATTCCTGACCTGCCCGATCCCGTGGGGCGCGCTGGCATGATTGCCGGGACCGTGACGGAAAAAGACGGCTCCCAGTCCATCATTGCCGCAGGAGGGGCCAATTTCCCGAATGCCGCTCCCGGAGCCGCCACGCCGGAGGAACGCGGCCCGAAGGCGTACCACCGGGATATTTTCAAACTCACCAACGGACAATGGAACAAAGTCGGCAGCCTGCCCGTTCCGCTGGGTTACGCGGCATGCGCCAGCGTCGGCAAGGGCGTGGTGCTGGCCGGCGGCCACAATGAAGAGGGCATTTGGCAAGGCACCCTGCTGATCAAGGCGGACGGGTCCGTGGAAAAGCTTCCTTCCCTTCCCCGCCCCGTGACGGAAGCCGCTTTCGTCGGTTCGGGAGACAAGTTCTATGTCATCGGCGGACGGGACCGGGACGAACCGGAAGCGGCCCTGAATACCGTGTACGTGCTGGACACATCCCCTGAAACGGCCAGCATGGAGTGGAAGACTCTGCCTCCGTTCCAAGGTCCGGGGCGCATTCTTGCCACCGCCGCCTTTTCCGACAGCACTCTCTTCCTGGTGGGGGGATGTTCCCTTTCCAAAAATGCCGCAGGAGAAACGGAGAGGACCTACCTTTCCGACCTGATCGACTACGATCTAGGCTCCACGAACCCCGCCGAGTGGGGGCGCATGAAGAAGGAGCGCACCGGTCCCGGAACGCCTGTAGCGGCAGCGGCCGGCCCCGCCCCCGTCAAGGAGAACACCATCATCCTGATTGGCGGGGACAAGCGCGGTAACTCCCCGGACCCGTCCAGGCCCGTGATGCAGTCCAGGGACATCCTGGCCTATGACATTGTAAAGGATGAATGGAGCCGCCTGGGGGAATGGCCCGCAGGCATCGCCACGGCCCCTGCTGTCACACGAGGCAATGAGATCATCACCATCAGCGGAGAAACCGCTCCCGGCGTACGTACTCCCGTGAACGCGTCCGCAACCGCGGGATACCATTTTGAGATGAGCACGGTGGACTATGCCGTTCTCATCCTCACGGTCATCGTCCTGGCCATCATCATCATTTCCGCCGTGCGCAACGGCGTCAGGAACGTCTCCGCCGTCACGGATCCGAACACCAGGCCCGGTCTGTGGGCCTGGGTGGCCGTCATCGTGCTGTGGTTCGTCGTGATGCTGAACTACTTTGACCGCCAGCTTCTTTCCGCCCTGCATGAACCCATTGTACGGGACATTCCCCAGACGGAGGCCCAGTTCGGCATGGTTACCTCCGTCTTCCTGCTGATTTACGCGCTGCTCAGCCCGGTAGGCGGATTTCTGGCGGACCGCTACAGCCGCCGCCTGATGATTCTCTGTTCCCTGGTTGTCTGGTCCGTAGTCACCTGGTGGACCGGGCACGCGGAGGATTATACCTCCCTGCTCATCGCCCGCGGGGCCATGGGCATCAGTGAGGCCTTCTACATTCCCGCCGCGCTGGCCCTGATCACGGACTACCACCGCGGCAGCACACGCTCCATCGCCACGGGCCTGCACATGAGCGGGATTTACGTGGGCATGGCCATCGCCGGATTCGGCGCTACCATGGCTTCCTGGACGGGCTGGCGCATGACCTTTGCCCTGTTCGGTCTGATCGGCGTGGCTTACGCCATCGTCCTGATCCTGTTCCTGAAAGACCCCGGCAAGGCGCCCGCGGACACGGCCCTTGCCCGGAAGAAGGACAAGCCCGGGGAAGAAACCGTATTGATCAATGTGGACAACGACGAACAGACAGTAAAGCTTCCCGCGTCCAAGCTTTCCACAGGTGCCGTCCTTTCCAGCCTGCTGAGCGGACGCCCCATGTGGATGCTGCTTTGCGTGGTAGCCTTTGCGGGAGCGGGCAACTGGTTCCTGCTGACGTGGTACCCCACCCTGCTGCATGACCAGTACCACCTTTCCTCCGCGGAGGCTGGCCCCGCCGCCACGCTCTGGAGTTCCATTGCCAAATACATCGCGGTGCTGGGAGGCGCCATTCTTGCGGATATGTGGTACAGGCGCAATACCCGCGCACGCGCGCTGGTACCGGGCATTGCCTTCAGCATATCCGGCCCGCTGGTCGTCCTGGCGCTGCTGCCCGGTATCTTCGGCTGGGACATTGCGGTCCCTCTGGTGCTCATGCTCGGTTTGGTGGCCACGCAGGGGCTGGCGCAAGGATCGCTGGACGCCACCCTCATGCCTGTGTTACGCTCCCATATTGACGAGCGTTACTCTGCCACCGGCTATGGTCTCCTGAACCTTACCTCCGCCGGGGTGGGCGCGCTCATCTCCTTCTTCGGCGGCTGGTTCAAGGACCAGGGTATCCCCCTGACCACGACCCTGGCCGCTGCCGGATGCCTCATGCTGTTCTGCGGACTTCTGCTCCTGATGCTGCCGAGGCCCAGGCACTGA
- a CDS encoding SHD1 domain-containing protein, with product MKTPARNCLTAGALCFLSLLSPAEGRTWTNTQGKTLEAEFVKLDGQKAVLTRAGGQTVTIPLNQLSEADRNFIAEQGTGAPPSNPADNYKQPWPRTVKCPDNFKVETIKEEKGEYIYETPHFRFICDAKLGAGMIKRLGLLFEATHLANKTLPIGNIPPHDDSAKFPAYLYEKFSTYLENGGLEGTAGIFLGTTRPGDRGRILVPFQSLGVKSMGSTYIIDRDKDSTTLIHELTHQLMSPQAKQASWFCEGSAEYVAMTPYAGGRFNFGANRSHIVSRVTEYGKKNTGGRALGDDFEAPGLEAFMNMPYTQFTSENANLHYGLAALMAYYFYHMDGKGDAQRIKNYMKAIQSGTSEKEAQKLLLDGRTYEELAKEIEQKWRKAGVKIRFRASS from the coding sequence ATGAAGACACCTGCACGCAACTGCCTGACTGCGGGGGCCCTGTGTTTCCTGTCCCTGCTTTCCCCGGCGGAAGGCCGCACCTGGACCAACACCCAGGGAAAAACCCTGGAGGCCGAATTCGTCAAACTGGACGGCCAGAAGGCAGTGCTGACCCGCGCCGGAGGCCAGACGGTAACCATTCCCCTGAACCAGCTTTCCGAGGCGGACCGGAACTTCATCGCGGAACAGGGAACGGGAGCTCCCCCCTCCAACCCAGCAGACAATTACAAGCAGCCCTGGCCCAGAACCGTCAAATGCCCGGACAATTTCAAGGTGGAAACCATCAAGGAGGAAAAAGGGGAATATATTTACGAGACGCCCCATTTCCGCTTTATTTGCGACGCCAAGCTGGGCGCAGGCATGATCAAGCGGCTGGGCCTCCTGTTTGAAGCCACCCACCTGGCCAACAAAACGCTGCCCATCGGCAACATTCCGCCCCATGACGATTCCGCCAAATTCCCGGCCTACCTGTACGAAAAGTTCAGCACCTATCTGGAAAACGGGGGGCTCGAAGGAACGGCGGGCATTTTCCTGGGAACCACGCGGCCGGGGGACCGGGGCAGAATTCTGGTGCCTTTCCAGTCACTGGGCGTCAAGTCCATGGGGAGCACGTACATCATTGACCGGGACAAGGATTCCACCACCCTCATTCACGAACTGACGCACCAGCTCATGTCTCCGCAGGCCAAGCAGGCCAGCTGGTTCTGCGAGGGGTCCGCGGAATATGTGGCCATGACGCCCTATGCCGGGGGCCGCTTCAACTTCGGCGCCAACCGCTCCCACATCGTTTCCCGCGTTACGGAGTACGGCAAGAAAAACACGGGGGGCCGCGCCCTGGGGGACGATTTTGAGGCTCCCGGCCTGGAGGCCTTCATGAACATGCCCTACACCCAGTTCACGAGTGAAAACGCCAATCTTCACTACGGCCTGGCCGCACTGATGGCCTATTACTTCTACCACATGGATGGAAAAGGGGACGCCCAGCGCATCAAGAATTATATGAAGGCCATTCAGTCCGGCACCAGTGAAAAGGAGGCGCAGAAACTCCTTCTGGACGGCAGGACCTACGAGGAACTGGCCAAGGAGATCGAGCAAAAATGGCGCAAGGCGGGCGTCAAGATCCGCTTCCGCGCCTCTTCCTGA
- the mfd gene encoding transcription-repair coupling factor, producing the protein MAENASISSLLDRVARTAPFHRELAKLGTEEQAVFDHTALPGVPFVAALCINSVPDTCRTWVVTPHLRAQESVASQLETWGVHNILFVPEKEVALGEEIGDPELTAERLNVLHRIASGQIGRQTVVLTENSLNDEVPSTRGMQNQGMVLKAGETRPPDELEKLFTGAGFEGVPQVISRGQWSRRGGILDVFPLQSANPVRLEFFDDEIESIREFDVDTQVSFRKVEHVNLVLQEADAAETLRDWIRPGDLVITTPFCKERGHACILTAPPESAEGEEDFSLAIHDNPLGSFDAGDFVMQEMRRELAERQIREWLDRKWNVSMFFPNQAEEERFKDICAGTPALLSITCLRGDLPGGFSIPGAKTAVLSSSELFGRYQSATARRRASREDKARKARAQASLKDINPGDLVVHTSYGIGKFINISTSPDSGDEEMNILYRDNTILHVPLSQAHLVSRYIGLGSRTPELNKLGDSKWQRAKKSAERSVADYAAQLLNVQAERQTGKGYSHPPDSKWMWEFESSFPFRETPDQLRAIAQTKADMESTRPMDRLICGDVGFGKTEVAIRAAFKCVTGGRQAAVLVPTTVLAEQHFRTFKSRMSEYPVRIEMLSRLNSAAEVKSTLEGLKNGSVDIVIGTHRLISEDVSIKNLGLVVIDEEQRFGVKHKEKFKERFKGIDVLTLSATPIPRTLYIALMGARDMSSIDTPPVNRQPVQTSVCPYDERIMKKAMERELERGGQIFLLHNRVKTIELFRDRIQALVPKARIVIGHGQMPKDELEKVMSSFVRGEADILLATTIIESGIDIPNANTIIIDRADRFGLADLYQLRGRVGRSGHRAYAYLMLPRSSSTTEDARKRVSAIKQYTELGSGFKIAMRDLEIRGAGNLLGTQQSGHIAAIGFDLYCQLLQQSISHMQGKHSAPRADAALRADFIVNSETQFATKSRKEYLGAFIPRNYISDAPLRIAAYKDLAGARTIKETDALLRTWEDRFGPAPETVHHLLATHKIKILATMANISMVEVSGQRLMLTRNGDFILLSNKFPRLVGITPAEKLQETLEMLKKI; encoded by the coding sequence ATGGCAGAAAACGCTTCCATATCTTCCCTGCTGGACAGGGTGGCCCGCACCGCCCCCTTCCACAGGGAACTCGCGAAGCTGGGCACGGAGGAACAGGCCGTTTTCGACCACACCGCGTTGCCCGGCGTGCCGTTTGTTGCGGCCCTGTGCATCAACAGCGTTCCGGACACGTGCCGCACCTGGGTGGTGACTCCCCATCTGCGGGCCCAGGAATCCGTAGCCTCACAACTGGAGACATGGGGCGTGCACAATATCCTGTTCGTCCCGGAAAAGGAGGTGGCACTGGGCGAAGAAATAGGAGACCCGGAACTCACCGCCGAGCGGCTGAACGTGCTGCACCGTATTGCCTCCGGGCAGATAGGCAGGCAGACCGTTGTTCTGACGGAAAATTCCCTGAATGACGAGGTTCCCTCCACCAGGGGCATGCAGAATCAGGGCATGGTGTTGAAAGCGGGGGAAACACGGCCGCCGGACGAGCTGGAAAAGCTGTTCACGGGAGCCGGATTCGAAGGCGTTCCGCAGGTCATTTCCCGCGGGCAGTGGTCCCGCCGCGGCGGCATTCTGGACGTTTTCCCCCTCCAATCCGCCAATCCCGTGCGCCTGGAATTCTTTGACGATGAAATCGAGTCCATCCGGGAATTCGACGTGGATACCCAGGTCTCCTTCCGGAAGGTGGAGCACGTCAACCTCGTTCTGCAGGAGGCGGACGCCGCGGAAACCCTGCGCGACTGGATCAGGCCGGGAGACTTGGTCATCACCACCCCCTTCTGCAAGGAGCGCGGACACGCGTGCATCCTGACCGCTCCCCCGGAAAGTGCGGAGGGAGAGGAGGATTTCTCTCTCGCCATCCATGACAATCCCCTGGGCAGCTTTGACGCCGGGGACTTCGTGATGCAGGAAATGCGCCGCGAATTGGCCGAACGCCAGATAAGGGAATGGCTGGACCGGAAATGGAACGTCAGCATGTTCTTCCCGAACCAGGCGGAAGAGGAGCGGTTCAAGGATATCTGCGCCGGGACCCCTGCCCTGCTTTCCATCACCTGCCTGCGGGGAGACCTGCCCGGCGGATTCAGCATCCCCGGTGCGAAGACGGCGGTTCTCTCCTCCTCCGAGCTGTTCGGCAGGTACCAGTCCGCCACGGCGCGGCGGCGCGCCAGCCGGGAAGACAAGGCGCGCAAGGCACGCGCCCAGGCCTCCCTGAAAGACATCAATCCGGGGGACCTGGTGGTCCATACCAGCTACGGCATCGGGAAGTTCATCAACATCTCCACCTCTCCGGATTCCGGAGACGAGGAAATGAACATCCTCTACCGGGACAACACCATCCTGCATGTCCCCCTCAGCCAAGCACACCTGGTTTCCCGCTACATCGGCCTGGGCAGCAGGACGCCGGAACTCAACAAACTGGGGGATTCCAAATGGCAGCGCGCCAAAAAATCCGCGGAACGCTCCGTGGCGGACTACGCCGCCCAGCTCCTGAACGTGCAAGCGGAACGCCAGACGGGCAAAGGCTACAGCCACCCGCCGGACAGCAAATGGATGTGGGAGTTTGAAAGCTCCTTCCCGTTCCGTGAAACGCCCGACCAGCTCCGCGCCATCGCCCAGACGAAGGCGGACATGGAATCCACCCGGCCCATGGACCGCCTGATCTGCGGAGACGTGGGCTTCGGCAAGACGGAGGTAGCCATCCGCGCCGCATTCAAATGCGTAACCGGCGGCCGCCAGGCGGCCGTGCTGGTGCCCACCACCGTACTGGCGGAGCAGCACTTCCGCACCTTCAAGTCACGCATGAGCGAATATCCCGTGCGGATTGAAATGCTGAGCCGCCTCAACAGCGCGGCGGAAGTCAAATCCACGCTGGAAGGGTTGAAAAACGGCTCCGTGGACATCGTCATCGGCACCCACCGGCTCATTTCCGAAGACGTATCCATCAAGAACCTGGGACTGGTAGTCATTGACGAGGAACAGCGCTTCGGCGTCAAGCACAAGGAAAAATTCAAGGAGCGCTTCAAGGGAATAGACGTGCTCACCCTGTCGGCCACCCCTATTCCCCGCACGCTGTACATTGCCCTGATGGGCGCCAGGGACATGAGTTCCATCGACACGCCGCCCGTCAACAGGCAGCCGGTGCAGACCAGCGTCTGCCCATATGACGAACGCATCATGAAAAAGGCCATGGAGCGCGAATTGGAGCGCGGCGGCCAGATATTCCTGCTGCACAACCGCGTCAAAACCATCGAACTGTTCCGGGACAGAATACAGGCCCTGGTCCCCAAGGCGCGCATCGTCATCGGCCACGGACAAATGCCCAAGGATGAACTGGAAAAGGTCATGAGCTCCTTCGTGCGGGGAGAGGCGGACATTCTGCTGGCTACCACTATCATTGAATCGGGCATAGACATTCCCAACGCCAATACCATCATTATTGACAGGGCGGACCGCTTCGGCCTGGCGGATCTGTACCAGCTCCGCGGCCGTGTGGGCCGCTCAGGACACCGCGCGTACGCCTACCTCATGCTGCCCAGGTCCTCATCCACTACGGAAGACGCCCGCAAGCGCGTCTCCGCCATCAAACAGTACACGGAACTGGGTTCCGGATTCAAAATAGCCATGCGCGACCTGGAAATCCGCGGAGCGGGCAACCTGCTCGGCACCCAGCAAAGCGGCCACATCGCCGCCATCGGCTTCGACCTGTACTGCCAGCTTCTCCAGCAGTCCATCTCCCACATGCAGGGCAAACATTCCGCACCCAGGGCGGACGCCGCCCTCCGGGCGGATTTCATCGTGAACAGTGAAACGCAGTTTGCGACCAAATCCCGCAAGGAGTACCTGGGCGCCTTCATTCCGCGGAACTACATCAGCGACGCCCCGCTGCGCATCGCCGCCTATAAGGATTTGGCGGGAGCCCGCACCATCAAGGAGACGGACGCCCTGCTCCGCACCTGGGAAGACCGATTCGGACCTGCACCGGAAACGGTGCATCATCTGCTTGCCACGCACAAAATCAAGATACTGGCCACCATGGCCAATATATCCATGGTGGAAGTCAGCGGCCAGCGCCTGATGCTTACCCGGAACGGGGATTTCATCCTCCTGTCCAACAAATTTCCGCGCCTGGTGGGAATCACCCCGGCGGAAAAGCTTCAGGAAACTCTGGAAATGCTTAAAAAGATCTAA
- a CDS encoding TraB/GumN family protein encodes MLFSSALVAVAGSGRNAEEYGGYPATFLRLEADSPEQQDLATPVASYVNDGGQEVRLIGAMHVAEPEYYDRLNKLFGQCDLLLFEMIGGEGLQRQEELRSRIDRSKPLDGLTQEEAREWNQLEAWEKEQREKESSFLLNWLGKAYKRFSKALNLQAQMDGIDYSPSHFVHADMTMGEFRKAQEEKKESFMGLMAKEIVSSLQEEYCGYQPNQIKMAMDLITGNVSGLKNELMRLLAYTSSDSLEDTVILKGRNAKCMEIFDQWKGKGARKIGIFYGAAHLPGLHAELLKRGYRLREVQWLTAWNTREQADGRDADQD; translated from the coding sequence ATGCTGTTCTCTTCCGCACTTGTTGCCGTAGCTGGCTCCGGCAGGAATGCGGAAGAATACGGCGGATACCCGGCTACATTCCTGAGGCTGGAGGCGGATTCCCCTGAACAGCAGGATTTGGCAACGCCCGTGGCTTCCTATGTGAATGACGGCGGACAGGAGGTGAGGCTGATCGGGGCGATGCATGTGGCTGAACCGGAGTATTACGACCGTTTGAACAAACTGTTTGGGCAATGTGATTTGCTGCTGTTTGAAATGATCGGCGGGGAGGGGCTCCAGCGGCAGGAGGAATTGCGGAGCAGGATTGACCGGAGTAAGCCGCTGGACGGCCTGACGCAGGAAGAAGCCCGTGAATGGAACCAGCTGGAGGCATGGGAAAAGGAACAGAGGGAAAAGGAGTCTTCCTTTCTGCTGAACTGGCTGGGGAAAGCCTATAAAAGATTCAGTAAGGCCCTGAATTTGCAGGCCCAGATGGATGGAATTGATTACTCTCCGTCCCACTTCGTCCATGCGGACATGACCATGGGGGAATTCAGGAAGGCGCAGGAAGAAAAGAAGGAGAGTTTTATGGGATTGATGGCGAAGGAGATCGTGTCTTCCCTGCAGGAAGAGTACTGCGGCTATCAGCCGAATCAAATCAAGATGGCGATGGATCTGATTACGGGAAATGTTTCCGGGCTGAAGAATGAATTGATGCGCCTGCTGGCCTATACCAGCTCTGATTCTCTGGAGGATACGGTGATTCTGAAAGGCAGGAATGCCAAATGCATGGAGATATTCGACCAGTGGAAAGGCAAGGGTGCGCGCAAGATTGGCATCTTCTACGGGGCGGCACATCTGCCCGGTCTGCATGCGGAGCTGCTGAAGCGCGGCTACCGACTCAGGGAAGTCCAGTGGCTGACTGCCTGGAATACCCGGGAGCAGGCTGACGGCAGGGATGCGGACCAGGATTAG
- a CDS encoding phosphoglycerate kinase, giving the protein MAKLTVRDLDVKGKEVLMRVDFNVPLKDGEITNDARIVAALPTIKFLLDGGARLVLCSHLGRPKNEPDPAFSLKPVAGRLSELLGKEVKFVPSAIGPEAEAARAAMKDGDVALLENVRFYPGEKKNDPEFAKALLGNATLFVNDAFGTAHRAHASTEGVTHFAEKSAMGFLIERELEYLEGKLENPEKPFVVIMGGAKVSDKIEVLSKLMEKADTFLIGGAMANTFLAAEGYDLGASKIEGDKLDLAREILANAKAKGVKFVLPADVRVTMKFEDGAETFCTAPFAEGGKVPEGGMAIDIGDKAIEEFSAIIKNAKTVLWNGPMGVFEMDCFAKGTKEIAEALADSSAISIVGGGDSVTAAKKFKVQDKLSFCSTGGGASLELLEGKVLPGVGALSDKCCCKQK; this is encoded by the coding sequence ATGGCTAAACTCACTGTTCGTGATCTTGACGTCAAGGGCAAGGAAGTCCTGATGCGCGTTGACTTCAACGTACCCCTCAAGGATGGGGAAATTACCAATGACGCCCGCATTGTGGCCGCCCTTCCCACCATCAAGTTCCTGCTTGACGGCGGCGCCCGTCTCGTCCTCTGTTCCCACCTGGGCCGTCCCAAGAATGAACCCGATCCCGCTTTTTCCCTGAAGCCCGTGGCTGGCCGCCTTTCCGAACTGCTCGGCAAGGAAGTGAAATTCGTTCCCTCCGCCATTGGCCCGGAAGCTGAAGCGGCCCGCGCCGCCATGAAGGACGGCGACGTGGCCCTGCTGGAAAACGTCCGCTTCTATCCCGGTGAAAAGAAAAACGATCCGGAATTCGCCAAGGCTCTGCTGGGCAACGCCACTCTGTTCGTGAACGACGCATTCGGCACCGCCCACCGCGCCCACGCTTCCACGGAAGGCGTTACCCACTTTGCGGAAAAGAGCGCTATGGGCTTCCTGATTGAACGCGAGCTGGAATATCTGGAAGGCAAGCTGGAAAACCCGGAAAAGCCCTTTGTGGTGATCATGGGGGGGGCCAAGGTGTCCGACAAGATCGAAGTGCTTTCCAAGCTGATGGAAAAGGCTGATACGTTCCTGATCGGCGGCGCCATGGCCAACACGTTCCTGGCTGCAGAAGGTTATGACCTGGGCGCTTCCAAGATTGAAGGCGACAAACTGGATCTGGCTCGTGAAATTCTGGCGAACGCCAAGGCCAAGGGTGTCAAGTTCGTGCTTCCGGCCGACGTTCGCGTGACCATGAAGTTCGAAGACGGTGCGGAAACGTTCTGCACGGCTCCCTTCGCGGAGGGCGGCAAGGTGCCGGAAGGCGGCATGGCCATTGACATTGGCGACAAGGCCATCGAAGAATTCTCCGCTATCATCAAGAATGCCAAAACTGTTCTGTGGAACGGCCCGATGGGCGTCTTTGAAATGGACTGTTTTGCCAAGGGCACCAAGGAAATTGCGGAAGCCCTGGCCGATTCTTCAGCCATCTCCATCGTGGGCGGCGGCGATTCCGTAACGGCCGCCAAGAAATTCAAGGTTCAGGACAAGCTTTCCTTCTGCTCCACGGGTGGCGGCGCTTCCCTGGAACTTTTGGAAGGCAAGGTGCTGCCCGGCGTGGGCGCCCTGTCTGACAAATGCTGCTGTAAACAGAAGTAA
- the gap gene encoding type I glyceraldehyde-3-phosphate dehydrogenase → MAKYAINGFGRIGRNVLRAMSKEERNKVVAINDLTPIEMIAHLLKYDSTQGKFDGEVSIDGEYLVIDGHKILITVERDPANLPWKDLGVDVVLESTGLFTKRDAAQKHIDAGAKKVLISAPATDPDLTFCLGINDSEYDPAKHNIVSNASCTTNCLSPMVKVLNDKFGIEKGMMSTIHSYTNDQRILDLPHKDPRRARAAAINIIPTTTGAAKAIGEVIPELKGALNGASFRVPTPTGSLTDFVAILKKNVTVEEVNAAMKEAAEGPLKGILAYSEEDLVLQDIVSDPHSCIFDSGFTYVVGGNLVKVCGWYDNEWGYSNRAAEAMKKLGDSVSSCGCSCGK, encoded by the coding sequence ATGGCCAAATATGCTATTAACGGTTTTGGACGTATTGGTCGCAACGTGTTGCGCGCCATGTCCAAGGAAGAACGCAACAAGGTTGTTGCCATCAACGACCTGACCCCCATCGAAATGATCGCCCACCTGCTCAAGTATGACTCCACGCAGGGCAAGTTTGACGGCGAAGTTTCCATCGACGGCGAGTATCTGGTCATCGACGGTCACAAGATCCTCATCACGGTGGAACGCGACCCCGCCAATCTTCCCTGGAAGGACCTGGGCGTGGACGTCGTTCTGGAATCTACCGGCCTGTTTACCAAGCGTGACGCCGCCCAGAAGCACATTGACGCTGGCGCCAAGAAGGTGCTCATTTCCGCTCCCGCCACGGATCCGGACCTGACTTTCTGCCTGGGCATCAACGACAGCGAATACGATCCCGCCAAGCACAACATCGTTTCCAACGCTTCCTGCACCACCAACTGCCTTTCCCCGATGGTGAAGGTGCTGAACGACAAGTTCGGCATTGAAAAGGGCATGATGAGCACCATTCATTCCTACACGAATGACCAGCGCATTCTGGACCTGCCGCACAAGGATCCCCGCCGTGCCCGCGCCGCCGCGATCAACATCATCCCGACGACCACCGGCGCTGCCAAGGCCATCGGAGAAGTGATTCCCGAACTCAAGGGAGCCCTGAACGGCGCTTCCTTCCGCGTTCCCACCCCGACCGGTTCCCTGACCGACTTCGTGGCCATCCTCAAGAAGAATGTGACCGTGGAAGAAGTGAACGCCGCCATGAAGGAAGCCGCTGAAGGTCCTCTGAAGGGCATTCTGGCCTACTCCGAAGAAGACCTGGTGCTTCAGGACATCGTTTCCGACCCCCACTCCTGCATCTTTGACTCCGGCTTCACCTACGTGGTCGGCGGCAACCTGGTGAAGGTCTGCGGCTGGTACGACAACGAATGGGGCTACTCCAACCGCGCCGCCGAAGCCATGAAGAAGCTGGGCGACAGCGTGAGCTCCTGCGGCTGCAGCTGCGGCAAGTAA
- the ruvA gene encoding Holliday junction branch migration protein RuvA has translation MIAFLRGTVAESYPQRLILDVHGVGYEVIVPLSTFDRLNPLPGRELTLKTYLHVRENMQVLYGFATDAERDIFLLLIDRVSGIGPATAIAILGSLSVEQFKQAVVSGDVSGIARAKGVGKKTAERIVLELKDKVGLAATWEAQAQGSTSQAAGDAELALIALGFKQVESRKAIAAHLKENPNADADELIRAALRSMN, from the coding sequence ATGATAGCTTTTTTGCGCGGTACGGTAGCGGAGTCATACCCCCAGCGGCTGATTCTGGATGTTCACGGCGTGGGGTACGAGGTGATCGTGCCCCTGTCCACATTTGACAGGCTGAATCCTCTGCCGGGCAGGGAGCTGACACTGAAAACCTATCTGCATGTGCGGGAAAACATGCAGGTGTTGTACGGATTTGCGACTGATGCGGAGCGGGACATCTTTCTGCTGCTGATTGACCGGGTTTCTGGAATCGGCCCCGCTACGGCCATCGCCATTCTGGGGTCCTTGTCCGTGGAGCAGTTTAAGCAGGCAGTGGTGAGCGGAGACGTATCCGGCATCGCCAGGGCCAAGGGAGTGGGCAAAAAAACGGCGGAACGCATTGTGCTTGAACTGAAGGACAAAGTAGGTCTGGCCGCCACCTGGGAGGCCCAGGCCCAGGGCTCCACCTCCCAGGCGGCGGGGGATGCGGAACTGGCGCTGATTGCTTTGGGCTTCAAGCAAGTGGAATCCCGCAAGGCCATTGCCGCCCACTTGAAAGAGAACCCGAACGCGGACGCGGACGAGCTGATCCGCGCCGCCCTGCGTTCCATGAACTGA